One Malania oleifera isolate guangnan ecotype guangnan chromosome 10, ASM2987363v1, whole genome shotgun sequence genomic region harbors:
- the LOC131166953 gene encoding uncharacterized protein LOC131166953 isoform X4, with the protein MIILPMMLILLLLFGKHHCRRCGGLFCSSCTLHRMVLRGQGDSPVRICEPCKKLEEAARFEMRHGHKSRVGRGTCGSRLTPKYEDEVLNQILGEDGKQSFSLAQESAVSVSSGIPRATSGASCSNIQEVATQYNGGEVLKSLSMDEPNHAMGEMGSTSPEELRQQALDEKKKYKILKGEGKANEALKAFKRGKELERQAGALELLLRKNRRKALSSSSIAEIQKVKDVTKEPGSKNKHSPQMGKEKDELAAELRELGWSDADIHDGDKKPTSMSLEGELCTLRGEFSQKSNPDNGTHSMDKTQVIALKKRALLLKRQGKLAEAKEELKRAKILERQLEEQEFLAEAEDSDDEISSLIRSMDVDKQDDLSVGYDPVHAFDLNHLVGVGDDFSVDNFEVTDEDLDDPEMAAALKSMGWTEDSNQPEEIISESTPIDRGAVSSQIQSLKRDAVNQKRAGNAAEAMQLLKKAKILERDLDNSVSKGNSSIADNPKLVQKDSNYQTAEKPSRSDKVYDINASQKEELDPKFAPKSKLVIQRELLGLKKKALALRREGKIDEAEEELKKGKVLEQQLKEMDNVSNVRVAPANVSNDTHADISSSLINADDGEAGDVTDHDMHEPRYLTLLKNLGWQDDNEADSFSSNVSRQSDSLPVQVISSSLVQNPSSTQIGPSRRSKAEIQRELLGLKRKALVLRRQGDIEEAEEMLRMAKRLEAEVSDMEESKKEILVESHKANVTSKSPLESADDEGDGDDVTEKDMQDTSLLSMLKNLGWKDEEFDVEANSKREDKVVETVEAKPTLGCVSQNNLNSLQQEILAHKRKAVSLKREGNLADAREELRQAKLLEKSIEESNPQPSISASDVSISTSNVTAGGQTEHISSNVVLRPLSARDRFKLQQESLGHKRQALKLRREGRMDEAEAEFELAKALEAQLEESSALDATKASVNKAKPVDDVGVEDLLDPQLMSSLRAIGFQDVNTVSQGPEKSVPEKPTVESENSNQERVKSENSSQETAKLEERIKAEKLKAVNLKHLGRQAEALDALRQAKLLEKKLNSLLQQ; encoded by the exons atgatcatacttcctatgatgttgatcctcttattgctgtttggaaag CATCATTGTCGAAGGTGTGGGGGCCTATTTTGCAGTAGTTGTACCCTGCATAGAATGGTTTTGCGTGGACAAGGTGATTCACCAGTTCGTATTTGTGAACCCTGTAAAAAATTAGAAGAGGCAGCACGCTTTGAGATGCGACATGGCCACAAAAGTAGGGTAGGAAGAGGTACAT GTGGTTCAAGACTGACACCGAAGTATGAAGATGAAGTTCTAAACCAGATTCTTGGTGAGGATGGAAAACAATCTTTTTCACTAGCGCAGGAATCTGCCGTCAGTGTCAGTTCTGGTATTCCAAGGGCAACAAGCGGTGCCTCATGCTCAAATATTCAAGAAGTTGCAACTCAGTACAATGGGGGAGAGGTGCTTAAGAGTCTCTCTATGGATGAGCCTAATCATGCAATGGGTGAGATGGGATCTACTAGTCCTGAGGAATTGCGTCAACAAGCTCTGGATGAAAAGAAAAAGTATAAAATTCTGAAAGGGGAAGGGAAAGCCAATGAAGCTTTAAAAGCGTTTAAGAGAGGAAAGGAGCTTGAAAGGCAGGCTGGGGCATTGGAACTACTATTGAGAAAAAATCGTAGGAAGGCTTTGTCATCCAGCAGCATTGCGGAAATTCAGAAAGTCAAAGATGTCACAAAAGAACCTGGGAGTAAAAATAAGCATTCTCCTCAAATGGGTAAAGAAAAGGATGAACTTGCTGCAGAACTTAGAGAACTGGGGTGGTCTGATGCCGATATTCATGATGGAGATAAAAAACCAACTAGTATGAGTTTAGAGGGTGAACTTTGCACTCTTCGTGGAGAATTTTCCCAAAAGTCTAATCCTGATAATGGAACTCATAGCATGGACAAGACACAGGTCATTGCTCTAAAGAAACGAGCTCTCTTGCTTAAGCGTCAAGGGAAGCTCGCTGaagctaaggaagaattaaagagAGCTAAAATTTTGGAAAGACAACTTGAGGAACAGGAATTCTTGGCTGAGGCTGAAGATTCTGATGATGAGATATCCTCTTTAATTCGTAGTATGGATGTTGATAAACAAGATGATCTGTCAGTTGGGTATGATCCAGTTCATGCTTTTGATTTAAACCACCTCGTGGGTGTTGGTGATGATTTCAGTGTGGACAATTTTGAAGTGACAGATGAGGATTTGGATGACCCAGAAATGGCAGCTGCATTAAAATCCATGGGATGGACTGAAGATTCTAATCAACCAGAGGAGATCATTTCAGAGTCCACTCCTATTGATAGAGGGGCAGTATCAAGTCAAATTCAATCTTTAAAGAGGGACGCTGTAAATCAAAAAAGGGCGGGTAATGCTGCAGAGGCAATGCAACTGCTAAAGAAGGCAAAAATACTTGAAAGGGACCTAGACAATTCTGTTTCAAAAGGAAACAGCTCAATTGCAGACAATCCAAAACTTGTTCAGAAGGATTCAAACTATCAAACTGCTGAGAAACCATCACGTTCTGATAAGGTATATGACataaatgcttctcaaaaagaAGAATTGGATCCTAAATTTGCTCCAAAGAGTAAATTAGTGATACAAAGAGAGCTCTTGGGCCTGAAAAAGAAGGCTCTTGCTTTGAGAAGGGAAGGAAAGATTGATGAGGCAGAAGAAGAACTAAAGAAAGGGAAGGTTCTTGAGCAGCAGCTCAAAGAGATGGATAATGTTTCAAATGTGAGGGTTGCACCTGCTAACGTTAGTAATGATACACATGCTGATATTTCTAGTAGTCTGATAAATGCAGATGATGGAGAAGCAGGGGATGTAACAGATCATGACATGCATGAACCAAGATACCTCACGCTTCTAAAGAATTTGGGTTGGCAGGACGATAATGAAGCTGATAGCTTTTCGTCAAATGTTTCTAGACAAAGTGATAGTCTTCCTGTGCAGGTCATTAGTTCTTCTCTTGTCCAGAACCCTTCTAGTACCCAAATTGGACCATCTAGAAGAAGTAAAGCTGAAATACAGAGAGAACTATTAGGCTTGAAAAGAAAGGCCCTTGTTCTTCGACGTCAAGGAGACATTGAGGAAGCAGAGGAAATGCTGAGAATGGCGAAACGATTGGAGGCTGAAGTGTCAGACATGGAAGAATCAAAGAAAGAAATTCTTGTTGAATCCCACAAAGCAAATGTGACTTCTAAATCTCCCCTTGAAAGTGCAGATGATGAAGGGGATGGGGATGATGTAACAGAAAAAGATATGCAAGACACATCACTGCTCTCAATGCTGAAAAATTTAGGGTGGAAGGATGAAGAGTTTGATGTGGAAGCAAATTCAAAGCGGGAGGATAAAGTGGTTGAAACTGTAGAAGCAAAACCAACTCTGGGCTGTGTTTCTCAGAACAATCTAAATTCCCTTCAGCAGGAAATCCTGGCTCATAAAAGAAAGGCAGTTTCTCTGAAAAGAGAAGGGAATTTGGCAGATGCTCGAGAGGAACTTCGGCAGGCAAAGCTTTTGGAGAAGAGTATAGAGGAAAGCAATCCTCAGCCCAGCATCAGTGCCAGTGATGTGTCAATTTCTACTTCTAATGTTACTGCTGGCGGGCAGACTGAGCACATTTCATCAAATGTGGTTTTGAGACCATTGTCGGCTCGAGATCGTTTCAAGTTGCAACAGGAATCTCTTGGCCACAAGCGTCAGGCCTTGAAGCTGCGTAGGGAAGGCCGGATGGATGAAGCAGAAGCTGAATTTGAATTAGCCAAGGCACTTGAAGCCCAACTGGAAGAGTCATCTGCCCTTGATGCCACAAAGGCTTCTGTGAATAAAGCAAAACCAGTAGATGATGTGGGTGTTGAGGATCTTCTGGATCCCCAACTTATGTCTTCCTTGAGAGCAATTGGATTCCAGGATGTGAATACTGTATCACAAGGTCCTGAAAAATCAGTGCCTGAGAAACCCACTGTTGAAAGTGAAAATTCTAACCAAGAGAGAGTCAAAAGTGAAAACTCTAGTCAAGAGACTGCAAAACTGGAGGAACGTATTAAGGCAGAGAAGTTAAAGGCAGTAAATTTGAAGCACTTGGGAAGGCAAGCAGAGGCATTGGATGCTCTTCGACAGGCAAAATTGCTTGAAAAGAAGCTGAACTCTTTACTTCAACAATGA
- the LOC131166953 gene encoding uncharacterized protein LOC131166953 isoform X5, whose translation MVLRGQGDSPVRICEPCKKLEEAARFEMRHGHKSRVGRGTCGSRLTPKYEDEVLNQILGEDGKQSFSLAQESAVSVSSGIPRATSGASCSNIQEVATQYNGGEVLKSLSMDEPNHAMGEMGSTSPEELRQQALDEKKKYKILKGEGKANEALKAFKRGKELERQAGALELLLRKNRRKALSSSSIAEIQKVKDVTKEPGSKNKHSPQMGKEKDELAAELRELGWSDADIHDGDKKPTSMSLEGELCTLRGEFSQKSNPDNGTHSMDKTQVIALKKRALLLKRQGKLAEAKEELKRAKILERQLEEQEFLAEAEDSDDEISSLIRSMDVDKQDDLSVGYDPVHAFDLNHLVGVGDDFSVDNFEVTDEDLDDPEMAAALKSMGWTEDSNQPEEIISESTPIDRGAVSSQIQSLKRDAVNQKRAGNAAEAMQLLKKAKILERDLDNSVSKGNSSIADNPKLVQKDSNYQTAEKPSRSDKVYDINASQKEELDPKFAPKSKLVIQRELLGLKKKALALRREGKIDEAEEELKKGKVLEQQLKEMDNVSNVRVAPANVSNDTHADISSSLINADDGEAGDVTDHDMHEPRYLTLLKNLGWQDDNEADSFSSNVSRQSDSLPVQVISSSLVQNPSSTQIGPSRRSKAEIQRELLGLKRKALVLRRQGDIEEAEEMLRMAKRLEAEVSDMEESKKEILVESHKANVTSKSPLESADDEGDGDDVTEKDMQDTSLLSMLKNLGWKDEEFDVEANSKREDKVVETVEAKPTLGCVSQNNLNSLQQEILAHKRKAVSLKREGNLADAREELRQAKLLEKSIEESNPQPSISASDVSISTSNVTAGGQTEHISSNVVLRPLSARDRFKLQQESLGHKRQALKLRREGRMDEAEAEFELAKALEAQLEESSALDATKASVNKAKPVDDVGVEDLLDPQLMSSLRAIGFQDVNTVSQGPEKSVPEKPTVESENSNQERVKSENSSQETAKLEERIKAEKLKAVNLKHLGRQAEALDALRQAKLLEKKLNSLLQQ comes from the exons ATGGTTTTGCGTGGACAAGGTGATTCACCAGTTCGTATTTGTGAACCCTGTAAAAAATTAGAAGAGGCAGCACGCTTTGAGATGCGACATGGCCACAAAAGTAGGGTAGGAAGAGGTACAT GTGGTTCAAGACTGACACCGAAGTATGAAGATGAAGTTCTAAACCAGATTCTTGGTGAGGATGGAAAACAATCTTTTTCACTAGCGCAGGAATCTGCCGTCAGTGTCAGTTCTGGTATTCCAAGGGCAACAAGCGGTGCCTCATGCTCAAATATTCAAGAAGTTGCAACTCAGTACAATGGGGGAGAGGTGCTTAAGAGTCTCTCTATGGATGAGCCTAATCATGCAATGGGTGAGATGGGATCTACTAGTCCTGAGGAATTGCGTCAACAAGCTCTGGATGAAAAGAAAAAGTATAAAATTCTGAAAGGGGAAGGGAAAGCCAATGAAGCTTTAAAAGCGTTTAAGAGAGGAAAGGAGCTTGAAAGGCAGGCTGGGGCATTGGAACTACTATTGAGAAAAAATCGTAGGAAGGCTTTGTCATCCAGCAGCATTGCGGAAATTCAGAAAGTCAAAGATGTCACAAAAGAACCTGGGAGTAAAAATAAGCATTCTCCTCAAATGGGTAAAGAAAAGGATGAACTTGCTGCAGAACTTAGAGAACTGGGGTGGTCTGATGCCGATATTCATGATGGAGATAAAAAACCAACTAGTATGAGTTTAGAGGGTGAACTTTGCACTCTTCGTGGAGAATTTTCCCAAAAGTCTAATCCTGATAATGGAACTCATAGCATGGACAAGACACAGGTCATTGCTCTAAAGAAACGAGCTCTCTTGCTTAAGCGTCAAGGGAAGCTCGCTGaagctaaggaagaattaaagagAGCTAAAATTTTGGAAAGACAACTTGAGGAACAGGAATTCTTGGCTGAGGCTGAAGATTCTGATGATGAGATATCCTCTTTAATTCGTAGTATGGATGTTGATAAACAAGATGATCTGTCAGTTGGGTATGATCCAGTTCATGCTTTTGATTTAAACCACCTCGTGGGTGTTGGTGATGATTTCAGTGTGGACAATTTTGAAGTGACAGATGAGGATTTGGATGACCCAGAAATGGCAGCTGCATTAAAATCCATGGGATGGACTGAAGATTCTAATCAACCAGAGGAGATCATTTCAGAGTCCACTCCTATTGATAGAGGGGCAGTATCAAGTCAAATTCAATCTTTAAAGAGGGACGCTGTAAATCAAAAAAGGGCGGGTAATGCTGCAGAGGCAATGCAACTGCTAAAGAAGGCAAAAATACTTGAAAGGGACCTAGACAATTCTGTTTCAAAAGGAAACAGCTCAATTGCAGACAATCCAAAACTTGTTCAGAAGGATTCAAACTATCAAACTGCTGAGAAACCATCACGTTCTGATAAGGTATATGACataaatgcttctcaaaaagaAGAATTGGATCCTAAATTTGCTCCAAAGAGTAAATTAGTGATACAAAGAGAGCTCTTGGGCCTGAAAAAGAAGGCTCTTGCTTTGAGAAGGGAAGGAAAGATTGATGAGGCAGAAGAAGAACTAAAGAAAGGGAAGGTTCTTGAGCAGCAGCTCAAAGAGATGGATAATGTTTCAAATGTGAGGGTTGCACCTGCTAACGTTAGTAATGATACACATGCTGATATTTCTAGTAGTCTGATAAATGCAGATGATGGAGAAGCAGGGGATGTAACAGATCATGACATGCATGAACCAAGATACCTCACGCTTCTAAAGAATTTGGGTTGGCAGGACGATAATGAAGCTGATAGCTTTTCGTCAAATGTTTCTAGACAAAGTGATAGTCTTCCTGTGCAGGTCATTAGTTCTTCTCTTGTCCAGAACCCTTCTAGTACCCAAATTGGACCATCTAGAAGAAGTAAAGCTGAAATACAGAGAGAACTATTAGGCTTGAAAAGAAAGGCCCTTGTTCTTCGACGTCAAGGAGACATTGAGGAAGCAGAGGAAATGCTGAGAATGGCGAAACGATTGGAGGCTGAAGTGTCAGACATGGAAGAATCAAAGAAAGAAATTCTTGTTGAATCCCACAAAGCAAATGTGACTTCTAAATCTCCCCTTGAAAGTGCAGATGATGAAGGGGATGGGGATGATGTAACAGAAAAAGATATGCAAGACACATCACTGCTCTCAATGCTGAAAAATTTAGGGTGGAAGGATGAAGAGTTTGATGTGGAAGCAAATTCAAAGCGGGAGGATAAAGTGGTTGAAACTGTAGAAGCAAAACCAACTCTGGGCTGTGTTTCTCAGAACAATCTAAATTCCCTTCAGCAGGAAATCCTGGCTCATAAAAGAAAGGCAGTTTCTCTGAAAAGAGAAGGGAATTTGGCAGATGCTCGAGAGGAACTTCGGCAGGCAAAGCTTTTGGAGAAGAGTATAGAGGAAAGCAATCCTCAGCCCAGCATCAGTGCCAGTGATGTGTCAATTTCTACTTCTAATGTTACTGCTGGCGGGCAGACTGAGCACATTTCATCAAATGTGGTTTTGAGACCATTGTCGGCTCGAGATCGTTTCAAGTTGCAACAGGAATCTCTTGGCCACAAGCGTCAGGCCTTGAAGCTGCGTAGGGAAGGCCGGATGGATGAAGCAGAAGCTGAATTTGAATTAGCCAAGGCACTTGAAGCCCAACTGGAAGAGTCATCTGCCCTTGATGCCACAAAGGCTTCTGTGAATAAAGCAAAACCAGTAGATGATGTGGGTGTTGAGGATCTTCTGGATCCCCAACTTATGTCTTCCTTGAGAGCAATTGGATTCCAGGATGTGAATACTGTATCACAAGGTCCTGAAAAATCAGTGCCTGAGAAACCCACTGTTGAAAGTGAAAATTCTAACCAAGAGAGAGTCAAAAGTGAAAACTCTAGTCAAGAGACTGCAAAACTGGAGGAACGTATTAAGGCAGAGAAGTTAAAGGCAGTAAATTTGAAGCACTTGGGAAGGCAAGCAGAGGCATTGGATGCTCTTCGACAGGCAAAATTGCTTGAAAAGAAGCTGAACTCTTTACTTCAACAATGA